The DNA segment CAAAAACATCGTAGCTGAGAATGTTTCCGCCTTTAGATATCccaagttaataaaaaattCCTAATGATTTCGGTAAAGAAAATCACGTGTATCATGTCTAAATATTTGtgtcaataaataaataaaagaagtgCATAATTTGATGAGGAGGGATTCGTTGACTGGTTATAATTTAATCCCTACCTATCCAATAAAACTATATTATCTCGCAGAAATCATAGTAGTGGAGCTCATTTTGCATTGGTAAAGAAAATCTCGTGCTGTCGTGCATTAtgtctaatttatttattagcaAAACAAAGTACGCTCATACAGCTAATAAGATTCTAGGGGAGTTATATGAACATTAAAATCTCGTGTATCATTTCTGaatcttttattattatgtaaaaGAAAGACGTGCATAATCTGATAAAGAGGATTCGctgaatgatatatatattttttaattgagtAAAAGAAAGACGTGCATAATCTCTCACCTTGCCCAATAAAACATTAACAATCCTAGTAATGGACATCATGACTCCTTTTCCTCGCATAGAAATGCGTTTATAAATAAGAACAATCGCGCAAAGCTAGGTTTCTCATTCACAAAGTCAAGGATCTCCCCCACATGGATTCTTTCGACTTGCCTCACACTTCATCTTTTAAGGTTTTTGATTCatctaaaatttgaaaaagaaagcaTTTGTATACTCTCTAGTAAATGATATAGATTGTTTGAATGCAACAGGGAGGAAGCGAATTATTTCTTCGGGATGTGTTTGAGAACATATTGAAGACGTACTTGAAAAAGAACCCAACAACGAAAAGAATATGGGAACTGGTTCAGTCGGTGGACAATGAGAAGATTTGCTACGACCACTTCACTTTCATGACACTTAAGGTATTCTCCATAGAGTTTACGGGATCCGTTGTTATATGGATTAGAGTTTTCACAACAAAAAATGATAGATTACATTGATTAAATAGCATCACgcaatatttttatgtttctgcgatattttaataaaaattcactaataaatcttttttttgttccacAAGTAACCATAGTGAAGATAATCATAAATCTGGATTCAAGCGAACGCAACGGTAACTTAGTCAAAAAGTTTGCTTTATATGTTGGTATAACgtgaataaaaaagaaaagtaattAGTTGAATGTTATTTAATCTAATCACCTAATAGAGGAAAATTAATTAAGAGCTGTGAATCTGACTCTATAGCTATAATCTTCTTGCCAAAACACTTATAAATGATAACTTATAAATGATAATCCACACGCAACAACGTTTACTAACAAGactatttaaatagaaaaatgaaaactttcctattGTGTTGAATATGAGGAATATTTATCTCATAAAAAGCACGAAaacttgttttcaaacaaaattcTTATAAAATGATACTCGTTAATTGTTTCTCTTTGTATGGATAGATCGAAGGTTATGGAATAGACTCTATGTCCAGTTTCTTCATGGATAATGGATATAAAATAGGAGGTGGGCTTGATTTTCCAAAGAAGAACCTGCGAGGTCTCTGGTTTTCCCCTCCCGAAATTAAGATCCCTGAGGATGGCCACGGCCTGAGTAATGGACCCTTACCCCGACTTGTTATGGGTGAGATTCTTGTGGACGAATTAAGCCCTGCATCACAGGTATGAGTCACAAACTCATAGTTAAGAAAGACCAAAGTATTGTTGCGTGAGTTTATCAAATAGCAATATAGTTGTAAAAGTAATAAGTTAGTCAGAAATTATCTAAGGTATTACTCTGAAATAGTGTCCAAATGAAGTTTAGTTTAACTTTTGTacttcatttaaattttatgggAAACATGACTTTTCCATATATGGCATGTTAGTTTAAAGGTCTGATTGGAAACTTTAGTAAAGTAAATAGAgtaaacagaagaaaaaacaaactgAGAGACAtttattctacattttttagaCTAAAAAGAAGGTGAAAAatcagaaagaagtcaaagaaCCAACAAAATATTCTTTTCTAGCTTAACGGGAAGGAAAACCATTTTTACCTTTTTCATCCTGACTGGATGTATTTAAGCGggatttagaattaaaaattactctaattTTCATTACTCTATACATCCAATCATACTGTTCATGTAGCGTTTAGTTGATACCGTAACAAATCTGAACTTGTAATCATTGACCTTTAACATCTATCTAATACATAAATGAAAGGTATCTATCAAAATAGAATATGATATGGTAAAAAGAAGGCATAATCATTGAAATATACaaagtcatttttttttaatattctctTCATGTAACGTaatcatattttcatttaatttatttccAAAATACCTATCACTCGTTATTGTTTGGTATCTTTGTTGGTTCTATTTCTAAAATTATTCAATGGTTAAACAGGAGATAATCAGGAAGTATCTGAAACCAGCCGGAGGCAAGCAAGCCCTTCTGTCAAGTATTCTTGGGTCCTTAATATGGGAGAAGCCAACTTGGAGCGAATTTAAGCACATTGCCGAGTATATATTATTCACTTTCTAAATCATATTTCTTTACTTACTAAAGACATattgatttaaattaaattaattactgTTGTGAACGATGAAGGGAAAACGAATTGGCTGCTTGGGCGTTTATCAACGGCTACACAATGAACCATCTTGCGTTTTCTGTTCATCGACTTAAACACCGTTTCAGTGACATCAATTGCATCATACGTTATCTAGAGGAAAATGGATTTGATCTCAACCAGGACGGAGGAGTTCTCAAAGGTTAGATTTCTAATTATATGTGTGTATAAATAAAATCTCTTCCGTCCACCAATGATTGAATTGTTGATTAATTTCAGTGAGTACTGATGGGCTACTGCTACAAGTGTCGTCACTCTCGGAGCAGCTTCCGGTAGAATTTTCAGACGGCATAATCAAATCGGTCCCTGCTTCATACATTGAGTTCACTGAACGTCTCGTTTTGCCACAGTTCGAAGATCTGCCTCATGATCAGGTACGCTACATAAAAGATACGATGCTAGTGCACTGGTTTGTAACAAAGTTTTCACAAACTGTTTAGATTTTtaggattttaatttttttattatagataaataaatacaaagggATCTATAGTGTTTTCTTCTTGGATggaattcatatttttaattaattatatgagtTAGTCGGTACTCCATTATGATCAAGatctatatctatactatttGGTTGCAGATTAAAGAGATCCATAGACGTGAAGACTTTGCACTCAATAACGCGGACAACATTTTAGAAAGCTCCCGTTTTATGTCAGATGTTTAGAATCACTTTGGTTTGGTCCAATCATGTATGAAACATAAAGAGTATTAATAAGCTTGGTTTTGTATGTTA comes from the Brassica napus cultivar Da-Ae chromosome A7, Da-Ae, whole genome shotgun sequence genome and includes:
- the LOC106369430 gene encoding uncharacterized protein LOC106369430 — its product is MDSFDLPHTSSFKGGSELFLRDVFENILKTYLKKNPTTKRIWELVQSVDNEKICYDHFTFMTLKIEGYGIDSMSSFFMDNGYKIGGGLDFPKKNLRGLWFSPPEIKIPEDGHGLSNGPLPRLVMGEILVDELSPASQEIIRKYLKPAGGKQALLSSILGSLIWEKPTWSEFKHIAEENELAAWAFINGYTMNHLAFSVHRLKHRFSDINCIIRYLEENGFDLNQDGGVLKVSTDGLLLQVSSLSEQLPVEFSDGIIKSVPASYIEFTERLVLPQFEDLPHDQIKEIHRREDFALNNADNILESSRFMSDV